In a genomic window of Spiroplasma melliferum:
- a CDS encoding GMP synthase, whose translation MKTANKIIILDFGSQYTQLIARRIRDLEVYCEVWPYNTTLEKIKTTPMKGIILSGGPASVYAEDAFIIDKKLFELEVPILGICYGMQLISHLHGGTVQRATKQEFGFSELIIDNQEDLFAKVPIKSQVWMSHADHIEIMPTDFIQIAHSENSISAIKHSEKKIYGLQFHPEVTHTLIGEQLLSNFVFNICGCEPTWKITEFISTATTEIKGKVGSDNVVLALSGGVDSSVCAVLLHKAIGKQLTCIFVDTGLLRQDSGWNDLQKFQEKFKLNIIKIDAQERFLTALKGVTNPEQKRKIIGNLFIEIFNEEAIKIKNVKWLGQGTIYPDVIESISVKGPSATIKSHHNVGGLPKDLPFQLIEPLRELFKDEVRRTGEALGIDSKFVYKHPFPGPGLAVRIIGEITAEKVALLQAADQIFIDELYQANLYDQVAQAFVVLLPVQSVGVMGDVRTYGYTAVVRSVDTTDFMTANWSRLPFELLEKVSTRIVSEVHGINRVTYDITSKPPGTIEWE comes from the coding sequence ATGAAAACAGCAAATAAAATTATTATTTTAGATTTTGGGTCACAATATACTCAATTAATTGCCCGTCGAATTCGTGACTTAGAGGTCTATTGTGAAGTATGACCGTATAATACAACATTAGAAAAAATTAAAACAACACCAATGAAAGGGATTATTTTATCAGGTGGCCCTGCTTCTGTTTATGCAGAAGATGCATTTATAATTGATAAAAAATTATTTGAATTAGAAGTTCCTATTTTAGGAATTTGTTATGGAATGCAATTAATAAGTCATCTGCATGGAGGCACAGTACAACGAGCAACAAAACAAGAATTTGGTTTTTCAGAATTAATTATTGATAATCAAGAAGATTTGTTTGCTAAGGTTCCTATTAAATCACAAGTATGAATGAGCCATGCTGACCACATTGAAATAATGCCAACAGATTTTATTCAAATTGCTCATAGCGAAAATTCAATTAGTGCAATTAAACATTCAGAAAAGAAAATTTATGGTTTACAATTTCACCCTGAAGTAACTCACACTTTAATTGGTGAACAATTATTAAGCAATTTTGTTTTTAATATTTGTGGTTGCGAACCAACATGAAAAATTACAGAGTTTATTTCAACAGCAACAACCGAAATTAAAGGTAAGGTTGGAAGCGATAATGTTGTTTTAGCATTATCAGGCGGTGTTGATTCTAGTGTTTGTGCAGTTTTATTACATAAAGCAATTGGGAAACAATTAACATGTATTTTTGTTGACACCGGATTGTTACGACAAGATAGTGGATGAAATGATTTACAAAAATTTCAAGAAAAATTTAAATTAAATATTATTAAAATTGATGCTCAAGAAAGATTTTTAACTGCCTTAAAGGGAGTTACTAATCCAGAACAAAAACGAAAAATTATTGGAAATTTATTTATTGAGATTTTTAATGAAGAAGCGATAAAAATTAAAAATGTTAAATGATTAGGACAAGGAACAATTTATCCAGATGTTATTGAATCGATTTCCGTAAAGGGACCCTCTGCCACAATTAAATCTCATCATAATGTTGGGGGATTACCAAAAGATTTACCATTTCAATTAATTGAACCATTACGCGAATTGTTTAAAGACGAAGTTCGCCGAACTGGCGAAGCATTGGGAATTGATTCGAAATTTGTGTACAAGCATCCTTTTCCGGGACCAGGATTAGCAGTCCGCATTATTGGTGAAATTACAGCAGAGAAAGTAGCCTTATTACAAGCAGCTGATCAAATTTTTATTGATGAATTATATCAAGCAAATTTATATGATCAAGTTGCACAAGCATTTGTTGTTTTATTACCTGTTCAGTCGGTTGGTGTAATGGGCGATGTGCGAACATATGGATACACTGCTGTTGTGCGTAGTGTTGATACAACTGATTTTATGACGGCAAATTGAAGTCGTTTACCATTTGAATTATTGGAAAAAGTATCAACTCGAATTGTAAGCGAAGTGCATGGAATTAATCGAGTTACTTATGATATTACATCAAAACCACCAGGAACAATTGAATGAGAATAA
- a CDS encoding putative GTPase, protein MTTNIHWFPGHMAKAIKQIDEQSKLIDLVIEIVDSRIPFSSSNPLVDNLRGLKPKLIILNKKDLADPVVIKAWLEYYQSQQIAVLPLDSKHGNITKLIIEKIYHVLSGKIERDQNRGIKSPKLKVMVIGIPNVGKSTFINALIKRNSTRVGNKPGVTKGQQWLKLNHQIDLVDTPGILWPKINDPQVAINLAFTRSIKEDILPKEEICLAAIKWMYKHYFSLLAKQYHLTASDNFDVTDEQKLFELLLIMQQNRFHKVNEDNVNDIVTDFLNNLWNNKFGLMSFEFPPGRGIFNYE, encoded by the coding sequence ATGACAACAAATATTCATTGATTTCCTGGCCACATGGCAAAAGCAATTAAACAAATTGATGAACAAAGTAAATTAATTGATTTAGTAATTGAAATCGTTGATAGTCGAATTCCGTTTTCCTCTTCAAATCCATTAGTTGATAACTTACGGGGTTTAAAACCAAAGTTAATTATTTTAAATAAAAAAGATTTAGCGGATCCAGTTGTGATTAAGGCGTGACTTGAATATTATCAATCTCAACAAATTGCTGTTTTACCATTAGATAGTAAGCATGGCAATATTACAAAATTAATTATTGAAAAAATTTATCATGTTTTATCTGGTAAAATTGAGCGCGACCAAAATAGAGGAATTAAGTCACCAAAACTAAAAGTAATGGTGATTGGGATTCCTAATGTTGGAAAATCTACTTTTATTAATGCTTTAATAAAGCGAAATTCAACTCGAGTTGGTAATAAACCAGGTGTAACAAAAGGTCAACAATGATTAAAATTAAATCATCAAATTGATTTAGTTGATACTCCGGGAATTTTATGACCCAAAATTAATGACCCACAAGTAGCAATAAATTTAGCTTTTACTCGTTCAATCAAAGAAGATATTTTACCAAAAGAAGAAATTTGTTTAGCTGCAATAAAGTGAATGTATAAACATTATTTTTCTTTGTTAGCTAAGCAATATCATCTTACAGCAAGTGACAATTTTGATGTAACAGATGAACAAAAACTTTTTGAGTTATTATTAATAATGCAACAAAACCGTTTTCATAAAGTTAATGAAGATAATGTTAATGATATTGTTACTGATTTTTTAAATAATTTATGAAATAATAAGTTTGGGTTAATGTCTTTTGAGTTTCCACCTGGAAGAGGAATATTTAATTATGAATAA
- a CDS encoding asparaginyl-tRNA synthetase, which produces MTTVLQLYQDQVKDQSEVTILGWVRSNRSSGKLGFLVMNDGTVFDNVQIVYRPEQLANFLAISSLRISSAIKVVGKFCLTPSAKQPFEIQASVIEILDEATEDYPLQKKEHSYEYLREIAHLRAKTNTFNAVFRIRSSSSFAIHEFFNKNNFIYVHTPIITGNDAEGAGESFIVTTRTDDNYNEDFFGKKASLTVSGQLHAEGFAQAFRNVYTFGPTFRAENSNTTRHAAEFWMIEPEIAFIDLEENMALIEKMIKHIINYLFVNNSHELAFLNSNVDDKLLKRLKSVINDEFVRLSYTKAIEILQKAVTKGQKFENTNIFWGMDLQTEHERYLCEIETKKPTFLFNYPKEIKAFYMKINDDNKTVAACDLLVPGIGELVGGSVRENDYDKIVNRCNELKIPTIDLQWYIDLRKYGYYKSAGFGLGFERFVMYVTGMTNIRDVIPFPRTPRNLLF; this is translated from the coding sequence ATGACAACAGTTTTACAGTTATACCAAGATCAAGTTAAAGATCAAAGTGAAGTTACAATTTTGGGATGAGTGCGTTCTAATCGTAGTAGTGGTAAATTAGGTTTTTTAGTTATGAATGATGGGACTGTTTTTGATAATGTGCAAATTGTTTATAGACCAGAGCAACTTGCTAATTTTTTAGCAATTAGTAGTTTACGAATTTCATCAGCAATTAAAGTAGTTGGAAAGTTTTGCTTAACACCATCTGCAAAACAACCATTTGAAATTCAAGCATCAGTAATTGAAATTCTTGATGAGGCAACTGAAGATTATCCATTACAAAAAAAAGAGCATTCTTATGAATATTTACGTGAAATTGCTCATTTGCGAGCAAAAACTAATACATTTAATGCAGTTTTCCGAATTCGTAGTAGTAGTTCTTTTGCAATTCATGAATTTTTTAATAAAAATAATTTTATTTATGTTCATACACCAATTATTACTGGAAATGACGCTGAAGGTGCTGGTGAATCATTTATTGTAACAACGAGAACGGATGACAATTATAATGAAGATTTTTTTGGGAAAAAAGCTAGTTTAACTGTTTCAGGTCAGCTTCATGCTGAGGGTTTTGCACAAGCTTTTCGCAATGTTTATACTTTTGGTCCAACATTTCGTGCTGAAAATTCTAATACAACAAGACATGCTGCTGAATTTTGAATGATTGAGCCTGAAATTGCTTTTATTGATCTAGAAGAAAATATGGCATTAATTGAAAAAATGATTAAGCATATTATTAATTATTTATTTGTTAATAATAGCCATGAACTTGCCTTTTTAAATAGTAACGTTGATGATAAATTATTGAAAAGATTAAAAAGTGTTATAAATGATGAATTTGTTCGTCTATCATATACAAAGGCAATTGAAATTTTGCAAAAAGCTGTGACAAAAGGCCAAAAATTTGAAAATACGAATATTTTTTGAGGAATGGATTTACAAACTGAGCATGAAAGATATTTATGTGAAATAGAAACAAAAAAACCAACCTTTTTATTTAATTATCCAAAAGAAATTAAAGCATTTTATATGAAAATTAATGATGATAATAAAACAGTTGCGGCTTGTGATTTATTAGTGCCAGGAATTGGAGAATTAGTTGGTGGTAGTGTTCGTGAAAATGATTATGATAAAATTGTTAACCGTTGCAATGAATTAAAAATTCCAACGATAGATTTACAATGATATATTGATTTACGAAAATATGGATATTATAAAAGTGCAGGTTTTGGATTAGGGTTTGAACGTTTTGTTATGTATGTGACAGGAATGACAAATATTCGTGATGTGATTCCATTTCCACGCACCCCACGAAACTTATTATTTTAA
- a CDS encoding tRNA (guanine-N(1)-)-methyltransferase: protein MKKFTVLTLFPEMFNNFMTTSIIKKALCEKMITIKIVDIRDYSIGKHHQVDDYQYGGGEGMVLMIEPLVAAIKAHQTKDSLTILLTPQGKQYAQEQVQQFAANNNDLILVCGHYEGFDERVLYYIDYELSIGDYILTGGELASMVVIDSVTRLCENVINTQSHLNDSFSNNLLDYPVYTKPVEYDGHYVPEVLLSGHHQKIAQWREYEALKKTWLKRPDLLEKKVLTTEQQILLEKIKSEKKV, encoded by the coding sequence ATGAAAAAGTTTACAGTATTAACTTTATTTCCAGAAATGTTTAATAATTTTATGACAACATCAATTATTAAAAAAGCACTTTGTGAAAAGATGATTACAATTAAAATTGTTGATATTCGTGATTATAGCATTGGCAAACATCATCAAGTTGATGATTACCAATATGGTGGTGGTGAAGGCATGGTTTTAATGATTGAACCATTAGTAGCAGCGATTAAAGCTCACCAAACAAAAGACAGTCTAACAATTTTGTTAACACCACAAGGGAAACAATATGCTCAGGAACAAGTGCAACAATTTGCAGCAAATAATAATGATTTAATCTTAGTTTGTGGGCATTATGAAGGCTTTGATGAAAGAGTTTTATATTATATTGATTACGAATTATCAATTGGTGATTATATTTTAACTGGTGGTGAATTAGCTAGTATGGTTGTAATTGATAGTGTCACTCGTTTATGTGAAAATGTAATTAATACACAATCACATTTAAATGATTCTTTTTCTAACAATCTATTAGATTATCCTGTTTATACAAAACCAGTTGAATATGATGGACATTATGTTCCTGAAGTTTTATTAAGTGGTCATCATCAGAAAATTGCCCAATGACGAGAATATGAAGCATTAAAAAAAACTTGATTAAAACGTCCTGATCTTTTAGAAAAAAAAGTTTTAACCACAGAACAACAAATATTATTAGAAAAAATTAAAAGCGAAAAAAAGGTTTAA
- a CDS encoding 50S ribosomal protein L19, which produces MKMNLTEEITKPQLRSDLPQFSSGDTVKVHYKIQEGNKFRIQAFEGVVIKLQGSGIAKSVTIRKISNGAGVERKFPLHSPLIDKIEIVKYGRVRRARIYYMRNRTGKAARIKEIIKTK; this is translated from the coding sequence ATGAAGATGAATTTAACAGAAGAAATTACAAAGCCTCAACTTCGTAGTGATTTGCCACAATTTTCTTCAGGAGATACAGTTAAAGTACATTATAAAATCCAGGAAGGAAATAAGTTTAGAATTCAGGCTTTTGAAGGAGTAGTAATTAAGTTACAAGGTAGCGGAATTGCTAAATCAGTTACAATTCGTAAAATTAGTAATGGAGCTGGAGTTGAAAGAAAATTCCCTTTACATTCACCATTAATTGATAAGATTGAAATTGTAAAATATGGACGAGTTCGTCGTGCTAGAATTTATTACATGCGTAATCGTACTGGTAAAGCTGCTCGAATCAAAGAGATTATTAAAACAAAATAA
- a CDS encoding putative RNA-binding protein has translation MYITELKNLINPLICQANNELYYEIRQMPPTKLGEINLLVMCSEEVFGYVVGKAGIIANSLRILLNIRAHVDQNKVNIKFEVL, from the coding sequence ATGTATATTACCGAACTTAAAAATTTAATTAATCCGTTAATTTGTCAGGCTAATAATGAATTATATTATGAAATTCGCCAAATGCCACCGACAAAACTAGGAGAAATTAACTTATTAGTAATGTGTAGTGAAGAAGTGTTTGGGTATGTTGTTGGTAAAGCAGGAATAATTGCTAATAGTTTACGAATTTTATTAAATATTAGAGCACATGTTGATCAAAATAAAGTTAATATTAAGTTTGAGGTTTTATAG
- a CDS encoding 16S rRNA processing protein, whose translation MEDLLKIFKIKKPHAIKGEVKATLLINIKNINKLLNKLMFIQVQMMYTPVTLIKITATKQDYILKFKEFTNINEVISFKECYLFGQKTDLNYAEVINQENLINFTVFHSHKKIGVLVNQFETKAHLVFEIKTTDGTLMMIPNVDAYVEQVDLQQQKIILKRMI comes from the coding sequence ATGGAAGATTTATTAAAAATTTTTAAGATTAAAAAGCCCCATGCAATTAAAGGCGAGGTTAAAGCAACTTTATTAATAAACATTAAAAATATAAATAAATTACTTAATAAATTAATGTTTATTCAAGTTCAAATGATGTATACACCAGTAACATTAATTAAGATTACTGCTACCAAACAAGATTATATTTTAAAGTTTAAAGAGTTTACTAATATTAATGAGGTAATATCGTTTAAAGAATGCTATTTGTTTGGTCAAAAAACAGATTTGAATTACGCAGAAGTTATTAATCAAGAAAATTTAATTAATTTTACAGTCTTTCATAGTCATAAAAAAATTGGAGTCTTAGTAAATCAATTTGAAACAAAAGCACATCTTGTTTTTGAAATTAAAACAACAGATGGTACATTAATGATGATTCCAAATGTTGATGCGTATGTTGAACAAGTTGATCTTCAACAACAAAAAATTATTTTAAAAAGGATGATTTAA
- a CDS encoding hypoxanthine-guanine phosphoribosyltransferase, translated as MQTDKLELYLSEDKIQDKIKDYAEKINKLYAGKKLYCIGLLNGALFFMSDLLKQLKVQIVIDTMNISSYIGTQSTNKITIHKDISKDIIGQDVLLIEDLIDTGKTLSVVIEQIQAKKPNSLRVVCLADKVAMHSNFNYPYDALFTVPNEFIVGYGFDYNDQFRQLPNVYIWRGE; from the coding sequence GTGCAAACAGACAAATTAGAATTATATCTATCAGAAGATAAAATTCAAGATAAAATTAAGGATTATGCGGAAAAAATAAATAAGTTATACGCGGGGAAAAAGTTATATTGTATTGGTTTACTAAATGGGGCATTATTTTTTATGAGTGATTTATTAAAACAACTTAAAGTCCAAATTGTGATTGATACAATGAATATTTCAAGTTATATTGGGACCCAGTCTACAAATAAGATTACTATTCATAAGGATATTTCAAAAGATATTATTGGACAAGATGTTTTATTAATTGAAGATTTGATTGACACTGGTAAAACATTATCGGTTGTCATTGAACAAATTCAAGCAAAAAAACCAAATAGTTTACGAGTAGTTTGCTTAGCAGATAAGGTTGCTATGCATTCAAATTTTAATTATCCCTATGATGCACTATTTACTGTTCCAAATGAGTTTATTGTTGGTTATGGTTTTGATTACAATGATCAATTTCGACAATTACCAAATGTATATATATGGAGAGGTGAATAA
- a CDS encoding 30S ribosomal protein S16: MVKLRLKRIGKKKAAFYRIVATDARVKRDGEYIELIGTYNPINGDVKINHDLAYKWLLTGAQPTDTVRNLLSKEGLMTKLHNEKYVAKTTKSTKEKIATNSKAKVTKSTKAKTTTEAKK; this comes from the coding sequence ATGGTAAAATTACGTTTAAAAAGAATAGGTAAAAAGAAAGCAGCATTCTATCGAATTGTTGCAACAGATGCTCGTGTCAAACGTGATGGAGAATATATTGAGTTAATTGGAACATATAATCCTATTAATGGTGATGTGAAAATTAATCATGATCTTGCTTACAAATGATTATTAACAGGGGCACAACCAACTGATACTGTTCGTAATTTGTTGAGTAAAGAAGGTTTAATGACTAAATTGCATAATGAAAAATATGTTGCTAAAACAACAAAGAGTACAAAAGAAAAGATAGCAACAAATTCAAAAGCAAAGGTAACAAAAAGTACAAAAGCAAAGACAACAACAGAAGCAAAAAAATAG
- a CDS encoding putative ribonuclease HII, producing MNKFEKEILISYPNTTILAGTDEAGRGCLAGPLIVSAVILPLDYVNDEIKDSKKLTAKQRIKLADEIMSIAISYTIEIISVAMVEELNPKQASIFGMQQAIDNLMVKPDIILTDAEKLGPSYHHQAIIKGDSLSQSIAAASILAKVTRDNLMLKFDQDYPQYDFKNNKGYGTKKHLLALQQFGITSLHRKTYRPVRETMLKNNVNYK from the coding sequence ATGAATAAATTTGAAAAAGAGATTCTAATATCATATCCTAATACAACAATTCTGGCAGGAACTGATGAAGCTGGTCGCGGATGCTTAGCAGGTCCTTTAATTGTTAGTGCTGTTATTTTACCACTAGATTATGTTAACGATGAAATTAAGGATAGTAAAAAATTAACAGCAAAACAACGAATTAAATTAGCAGATGAAATTATGTCCATTGCAATTAGTTATACGATTGAAATTATTTCTGTTGCAATGGTTGAAGAATTGAATCCCAAGCAAGCAAGTATTTTTGGAATGCAACAAGCAATTGACAACTTAATGGTTAAACCAGATATAATTTTAACTGATGCAGAAAAGTTAGGACCTTCTTATCATCACCAAGCAATTATTAAAGGAGATAGTCTTTCGCAATCAATTGCGGCAGCTTCAATTTTAGCAAAAGTAACAAGAGATAATTTAATGCTCAAATTTGATCAGGACTATCCACAGTATGATTTTAAAAATAATAAAGGATACGGAACCAAAAAACATTTATTAGCATTGCAACAATTTGGAATTACATCATTGCATCGGAAAACATATCGTCCCGTTCGTGAAACTATGTTAAAAAATAATGTTAATTATAAATAA
- a CDS encoding DNA processing/uptake protein encodes MRQVLLFFALKYDGDWLKIYQALETKEKIAYEDLIDIETKITCHYVTIIDSEYPKSLCNIYRPPFVLFYVGNLAVLNDQRHKLAICGTTVPNKRGLVTAKMLTKKILKRKITLIVTSEAGINECVVKNLGNGSSILILKNLNDYKQITKQYPNTKFQIIISEAYQNSVNKSQYELYRIMSGLMDGVVIVQSTLDDETHRIVTLAKHDGKEVFCFPAQITVANKNNGFIKNGAQLVENVDDICGKL; translated from the coding sequence ATGCGTCAAGTTTTACTTTTTTTTGCTTTAAAATATGATGGTGATTGACTTAAAATTTATCAAGCTTTAGAAACAAAAGAAAAAATTGCTTACGAAGATTTAATTGATATTGAAACTAAAATAACATGTCATTATGTTACTATTATTGACAGTGAATATCCAAAATCATTGTGCAATATTTATCGGCCTCCCTTTGTTTTATTTTATGTTGGTAACTTAGCCGTTCTAAATGACCAAAGACATAAATTAGCAATTTGTGGAACAACAGTACCAAATAAAAGAGGGCTAGTTACAGCTAAGATGTTAACAAAAAAAATCTTAAAGCGAAAAATAACCTTAATTGTTACTTCAGAAGCAGGCATTAATGAATGTGTGGTCAAAAATCTTGGCAATGGAAGTAGTATTTTAATTCTTAAAAATTTAAACGATTATAAACAAATAACAAAACAATATCCTAATACAAAATTTCAAATCATTATTTCTGAAGCATATCAAAATAGTGTTAATAAAAGTCAGTATGAACTTTATCGTATTATGTCGGGGTTGATGGATGGTGTTGTTATTGTTCAATCAACTTTAGATGATGAAACACATCGGATTGTAACATTGGCTAAACATGATGGCAAAGAAGTTTTTTGTTTTCCAGCTCAAATTACTGTTGCTAATAAAAATAATGGCTTTATTAAAAACGGAGCGCAATTAGTAGAAAATGTTGATGATATTTGTGGAAAATTATAA
- a CDS encoding RpiR family transcriptional regulator, protein MDNISILSKLSMIQGTCTKKEIKIANYIRENIHNIRNLKIEDLSKATGIGYSPIYSLIKKLGFIGYRDFIIAIVAEQERLETNNLYLDATENIFLYYQDMLERNQQTFDNVKVLETVTLLKKAKVIYLAGLGISSLAVKELATRLFSFGFTCSLLVENENNIITRASLIQPDDLLICISLEGKTMAVIAAAKEAKNNGVNVIGITSKYNSDLSKYTDIMHTIVSSTLYEKNEIFISALLPLIYWNDNLIKTLLSVDKEHQYLENRIKSNKILKKYC, encoded by the coding sequence ATGGATAATATTTCAATTCTCTCAAAGTTATCAATGATTCAAGGAACTTGCACAAAAAAAGAAATTAAAATTGCAAATTATATTCGTGAAAATATTCATAATATTCGAAATCTTAAAATTGAAGATTTGTCAAAAGCAACTGGAATAGGTTATTCACCAATTTATTCTTTAATTAAAAAATTAGGCTTTATTGGTTATCGTGATTTTATTATTGCAATCGTTGCAGAACAAGAACGTTTGGAAACCAATAATTTGTATTTAGATGCAACAGAAAATATTTTTTTATATTATCAAGATATGTTAGAACGTAATCAACAGACTTTTGATAATGTTAAAGTTTTAGAAACAGTTACTTTACTAAAAAAAGCGAAAGTAATTTATTTAGCTGGTTTGGGAATTTCATCGTTAGCAGTAAAAGAATTAGCTACCCGTTTATTTAGTTTTGGGTTTACTTGTAGTTTGTTGGTGGAAAATGAAAACAATATTATTACCCGTGCGAGTTTAATACAACCAGATGATTTATTAATTTGTATAAGTTTAGAAGGAAAAACAATGGCTGTGATAGCAGCAGCTAAGGAAGCTAAAAATAATGGGGTAAATGTAATTGGTATTACATCAAAATATAATTCGGATTTATCAAAATATACCGATATTATGCATACTATTGTTTCTTCAACTTTGTATGAAAAAAATGAAATTTTTATTTCTGCTTTATTACCGTTAATATATTGAAATGATAATTTAATTAAAACTCTTTTATCTGTTGATAAAGAGCATCAATATTTAGAAAATAGAATTAAAAGTAATAAAATTTTAAAAAAATATTGTTAA
- a CDS encoding purine nucleoside phosphorylase has protein sequence MTPHINAKQEEIAETVLMPGDPLRAKFIAETFLEKIKLVNEIRNMYIYTGTYKNKTITVAGSGMGCPSIGIYSYELFKFYNVDNIIRIGSAGSYDDALKIYDIVNATAAYGENNYARIVAGIEDEVLNSSQHLFATIEEVAKAKQIKTFPGIVHSSDVFYRKNEDDWKKIKAKYNTVCVEMEAFALFANALTLKKNAAALLTISDSFITGELTTAAERQNNFYQMVELALESAIKL, from the coding sequence ATGACACCACATATCAATGCTAAACAAGAAGAAATTGCCGAAACAGTCTTAATGCCCGGAGACCCATTACGAGCAAAGTTTATTGCGGAAACTTTTCTAGAAAAGATAAAATTAGTAAATGAAATTCGAAATATGTATATCTATACTGGAACTTATAAAAATAAAACAATTACAGTTGCTGGAAGTGGAATGGGCTGTCCAAGTATTGGGATTTATTCATATGAATTATTTAAATTTTATAATGTTGATAATATTATTCGAATTGGTTCAGCGGGTAGTTATGATGATGCACTAAAGATTTATGATATTGTTAATGCAACAGCAGCTTATGGTGAAAATAATTATGCTAGAATTGTAGCAGGAATAGAAGATGAAGTTTTAAATTCTTCACAACATCTTTTTGCAACAATTGAAGAAGTTGCTAAAGCAAAGCAAATTAAAACTTTCCCTGGAATTGTTCATTCATCTGATGTGTTTTATCGTAAAAATGAGGATGATTGAAAAAAAATTAAAGCCAAGTATAATACAGTATGTGTAGAAATGGAAGCATTTGCTTTGTTTGCGAATGCATTAACATTAAAGAAAAATGCAGCAGCATTATTAACAATTTCTGATTCCTTTATTACAGGTGAATTAACAACAGCAGCCGAACGACAAAATAATTTTTACCAAATGGTAGAGTTGGCATTAGAAAGTGCAATTAAATTATAA